From Mucilaginibacter gotjawali:
ATAAATTTTCGGCAGACGGTACCACGTCTATGCAGGGCATCGACTTTACCAAAGACGGCAGCATGGCAGCCTACCAGCTTTCTGAAGGCGGCAGCGACTGGCGCAAGGTCATCGTCATCAATACAGCGGATAAAGCGGTGGTTGGCGATACGCTCACCGATATCAAATTCAGCGGTATAGCCTGGCGCGGTAACGAGGGTTTTTATTACAGCAGTTATGATAAACCTAAAACAGGGTCGCAATTATCGGGCCTCACGCAGTTTCACAAACTATTTTACCACCAGCTGGGTACACCCCAGGCCAGCGACAAACTGGTGTTTGGCGGCGACCAAACCAAACGCAGGTACATCGGCGCTTATTTAACCGAGGACCAGCGTTTCCTGGTGATCACCGCCGCTAATGAAACTACCGGCAACGAGCTTTACATCCAGGACCTCAGCGTCCCCGGCAGCCAGATTGTCAACGTGGTGGATAATTTTGACAACGAACATTCTGTACTGGATAATGTAGGGAGCAAGCTTTATATCCTCACCAACCTTTATTCGCCCAATTTTAAAATTATTACGGTGGATGCGGTGAGCCCCAAACCGGTATATTGGAAGGATTTGATCCCTACCACAAAAAATGTTTTGAGCGCATCAACAGGCGGCGGTAAGATCTTTGCCGAATACCTGAAAGACGCCACCTCCTTTGTGGAACAATTTGACATGGAAGGCAAGCTGGAACGTACCATAACACTACCCGGCATCGGCACGGCATCAGGTTTCGGTACCAGGCATGACGAAAAGGAAACCTATTACACCTTTACCAATTATGTGTATCCGCCAACTATTTTTAAGCTGGATATTGCAAACGGTGCATCAACCGTTTATAAAAAATCAAACGTGCAGTTTGACCCAACCCTGTACACAAGCGAGCAGGTGTTTTATAAATCGAAGGATGGCACCAAGGTCCCTATGATCATTACCTACAAAAAAGGCACGGTAATGAACGGCAGAAACCCAACGCTTTTATATGCTTACGGTGGTTTTGGCGTCAGCCTTACACCGGCATTTAGTACCAGCAACATTATTTTACTGGAACATGGCGGCATTTACGCGGTACCCAACCTGCGCGGCGGCGGCGAGTACGGCGAAAAATGGCATAAAGCGGGCATTAAATTAAAAAAGCAGAATGTTTTTGATGATTTCATCGCGGCGGCTGAATACCTCATCAAACATAAGTATACCTCGCACGATTACCTGGCCATTGCAGGCGGATCAAACGGCGGTTTACTCATCGGCGCCACCATGACACAACGGCCCGACCTGTGCAAAGTGGCCCTGCCGGCGGTAGGCGTAATGGATATGCTGCGTTATAACCAGTTTACCGCGGGCGCAGGCTGGAGCTATGATTATGGCACGGCTGAAGACAGTAAAGAGATGTTTGATTACCTGTATCATTATTCGCCTTACCATGCTTTAAAACCAAATAATTACCCGGCAACCATGGTTACTACGGCCGATCATGACGATCGCGTGGTACCGGCGCATTCCTTTAAGTTTGCCGCCCGCTTGCAGGAATACCAACAGAGCCCGGCCCCCGTGATCATCCGGATTGAAACCAAAGCGGGCCACGGTGCCGGCCAGAGTACCGAACAGGTGATCAGCGGGCAGGTTGATAAATGGGCCTTTATGTTTTGGAATATGGGAGTGAGCTGGTGATTTACGAATTTAGAATTACGATTTTAGATTTATTGAAGGCGGAATGCTGATTGCGGAATGATTTGAATAGAAGGTAAAAAAATGAAATTATTAGCAGATGATGTATCTGATGGGTTTTCTTTCGACCTGGTTTTTAATTGGTGGGAGATTGCCTTATTTATACTTCTGATAGTATTGGTGATTTATAGGATATTAAGGCGGCGGAGAAAATAAATTGGTTTTATGATTGCATTTGAAAAAACTTACAGAGTTTTGTAAGCATCGTAAGTTTAATATGTTTAGAATTAAAAAAAAATCAATGTTTAAGATAAATTTAACTAAAGCGTTTTTACTTACGGTATTAACTGGAGCAATCTGCGTGTATTCTTCCTCCGCCCAAACCGTCAAACAAAACCTCAACATTGTCTTTATCGGCAACAGTATTACACACGGGGCTAATCTTGATGATCCGCTGGACGACGCACCACCGGTTATTGCTACCGCATATTTAAGGAAACAGGCCAATATCCGTACGGTTAACTATTCAAACCAGGGATACAGCGGTTTTACCACGGTTGATTTTTTACCATCTACAGGTACTGCCTTCAAAAAAGTGGAGGTGGCAGCGGCAGCATTTGAAGATAAAAAGGCGCAACTTATATTTTCCATCAAGTTAGGTACTAATGACAGCGCTATTCAGGGGCCAAACGGCTCGCCGGTTGCGCCCGGGGCCTATCAGCAAAATTTAAAAACCATAGCCGATAACCTGTTAAAGGAATTTCCGGGATGTATCATCATTTTTCAGCATCCTATCTGGTACAGCCCAAATACCTATAATGGCGCCAAATACCTGCAGGAAGGCCTATCCAGGCTGCAAAGCTATATCCCGCTGATTGACCAACTGGTTGCTGATTATGCCAAAACGCAGCCAAAACAAGTATTTGTTGGTGATACAGATGCTTTCGGCTATTTCAAAAAAAATTATTTAACCGACCTCACCCCCGAAGACGGTCACCAGGGTACATTTTACCTGCATCCCAATAAAAAAGGCGCAGCGGCTTTAGGTACTTTTTGGGCTAAAGCCATTCTCAAAGTGCTTAAACAGCGATAGCATCAAAAAAAAGGCAAGCCAATTTTCATCAGCCTGCCTTTATATAATTTTATTTTAAGTGCGATTAATGCCTGTCGCCGTGGTCGCGGTCACCATGATCACCGTGTCCCCTGTCGCCTTGATCACCACGTCCCCTGTTGCCACGATCGCCATAACCTCTGTCTCTGCGGTCTTCATCACCTCTCCAATGGTTGCGGTAACGCCCGTCTCGGCTTTCACGGATGATCACCTGGTCGCGGCGACCCCTGTAGCCTGCATAGCGGGCTCTCCATTGTTCGTGGCGCTCCCATGGGTTGCGGTCGTTAATTACCACTTTGTAGCTATGGTACCTGTCCCAGTTGCGGAATCGTGGGGGTAAATAGCCACGATGAACCCAAACATTGTTTTCCCTGTAAACATAAACGTGTGCAGGCACATCATAATAAGCATCAATATCAGGAATATAATAATACCGGGCATTGTTATAACCTACCGGCCCCCATGAGGGCTGGTTGCCGATGTTTACGCCCGCACTTATAGTGAGTTGCGCATCGGCTGTTTTGAATAATAAGCAGCCAAATAATATAGCGGCTGCAAAAATTAGTTTTTTCATAAATTTCAAATCGTTTATTGGATAGACCATAAAAAGCACCAATAGTCAATTTTGTTTTATTTTATTTTTTTGACAGCAGGAAAAGATGTTCCCTTTTTTATATAAAAAGGCGCCTTAAAACAAGGCGCCATAGGTTAAAAAGTCTAAATAACGGGTATGCGTTCTTTTAATATTTCATCACAATATATCCAGTTTTGTGCCTGGCAATTCCATTGATCTTGTAATCCAGCGCGTAAAAATAAGTACCGGGTAGTTGCAGTTTCCCGTTTTTAGTGGAATGCCCGTCAAATACTTTGGTGCTGTTATCATAGTTTTTAGCCTCAAACACTACTTGCCCGGCCCGGTTTATAATGGTTAGTTTATTATCGGGATAATTGGCAATCCCGTCTATCAGCAGAAAATCATTGATGCCGTCTCCATTAGGCGACAGGCCCATGTGAACGTTGATCTCTTCCCCTGTTAGTTGCGGCTTATCGATGGGGTTGCTTACACTCACTGCTTCATAAATACTGTTGAATACCTGGCCTGCTGCATGCGTTACTGATATGGAGTAGGTCCGGGTAGTAACCCCATCCTGGGCCGTTACCTGCACCGTAATGATTGTCGGGTCGGTATTCAACGCGATGCTTTGCGATGGGACTCCGGAAGTTACCGGTAACCCGTTCACGGTAATTACAGCGCCAGGGGTGTTGGGTACTGCCGTCAGGGTGGTTGAAGTGGTGCCCGCTGCTACCGTTGCTGAAAAATTACTCGAGTGATTTGCGCCGGAAACATGAGTAAGCATTGAACCTGCGCTCAGCGTCATTGACACGCTGACATCGCTGGAGCCGTTTTTGTAAACAAATAAAAGCGTAGTTCTTTTGGTAATGCCATCCGCGGCGGTAACCTCTACCGGGATGACTGTAGGGTTGGCATTGATTGCGATAAGCTGCGATACTGATCCGGATACTACCGGACTACCGTTCACTGTTATCGTAGCGCCCGGGTCGCTGGCTGTAGGGATTACCCCAAGCGTATTGGTGCCCGGTGTTACCGAGGCAGAATAAGTATTCACCTGGTTTGCGTTGGAAACAAAAGTAAGGTCCGAACCCGTGCTCAGTGTCAGGTTGCTTAAAATAGCATTACTTGAACCGTTTTTGTAGACGGATACAGCATACGTTCTTTGGGTAACCCCATCCTGGGCCGTTACCTGTACCGAAATAATTGTGGGGTTGGTAGTCAGCGCAATGCTTTGCGAAGCTGTTCCCGACGTTACCGGCGTACCATCAACCTTAATCGTGGCGTTAGGATCAGTGGCCGTAGGTGCCAGGGTAAGCGACGCAGTGCCCGGCGATACCGACGCGTAAAAATAAGCCACCTGGTTTGCACCGGAAGCATAAGTAAGGGTTGACCCTGTACTGAGCGTCATCTGCTTCAGGCTTATATCGCTTGAACCATTTTTGTAAACCGAAACAGCATAGGTTCTTTTGGTAATGCCATCGGCTGCGGTAAGCACCGCTGTAATAATAGTGGGATTGGTATTAATCGCGATGCTTTGCGATGCTGTTCCTGATGTAACAGGTGTTCCGTTTACTGTTATTGTAGCCCCGGGGGCGCTGGCCGTTGGCGTTAAGGTAAGCGATGCGGTTCCCGGTGTTACCGAGGCTGAAAAATAATTCACCTGGCTTGAAGTAGACACATAGGTAAGTTCTGAACCTGTACTCAGTGTCATTTTCAGCAATGCATACCCCGATGCTTCCTTGGTAATCGTTATAGAATAGGTTTTGGTGGCGGTTCCCCCAACCGAGCTTACTACAATGTTTACGGTATTAATGCCGGGGTTTAAAGTTATATTAGGCGATGCATTGCCTGACTGTACGTCCGTTCCGTTTATTTTAATAGTTGCTGTTGCATCTGTAGCTACCGGGGTTACGGTGATAAATTCACTGGTTGTTGTTGCTGTATAACTCGTTTTTAGGGGATCAAATACAGGAGATAAGGTGCCGCTGCTTAATGTTAGGGCGCTAAGATTAACCGATGCACCTGTTTTATCAATATTTATGGTTGCCGAACTGCTGCCAGCCGCATTATAAGCGGTGATCGTATACGTTTTTGCGGGGCTTAATGCAACCGGTGTCCCGCTGATAACCCCCGTAGTTTTATCAAAACTTAAGCCGGCAGGTAAAGGCTTGTCAATAGTATAGCCACCGGAATTTATTATAATAACGCTGTTCCCATCATTCATAAACAAATTCCCAAATCTGTCTATCGCCATAACAGAAGCGTAATTTCCTGTCGCAAAAAGAACTACAGCGCCTCCGTCCGCAGAGATTTTCCATACCGCGTTTTTGGTTGCATAATAAACATTTCCATCCACGTCGGTTGTTATGGGTATAGGTTCACTGCCAATAGGGTCAGTAAACGTACTTATCGTAGAGATAGAGCCCCCGCCTGCTGGGATTTTCTTAATTGCCTTGTCTATATAATCTGCCACATATACATTTCCCGCTGCATCTGCCGTAATACCCACAGGTTCCGTACTTGTACCTATAGTGACGGGGTTCCCCCCGCCCGCTGGAATTTTTTTATCGTAGTTTTCCCTTGCTCAATAAAATACATGTTTTTTGAGGCATCTAATACGAATCCTTCTACACGCACACCGGATAACAGGGTAGTAACCGGCCCGCCGTCAGCCGGAATTTCCTTTATAGCCGTATTTAAGAAGTCGTTGATGTAAATATCACCCAAAGCATCCATTGCTAATCCGGTGGGCCAATAAAATCCGGAAGCTACAATCGATGTCGAGTTTCCGCCTGCTGGGATTTTTTTTACTTCATTATTAACCATGTCGCTTATAAACAAATTGTCGAGGCTGTCGACCATCATGCCGGATATGATATCAAACCCCGTAGCGATGGTAACCGGTGCCTTGACCGGTACTATTCCACCTGTATTTGATGGTATAACAGGGGTAATTGCTGTGCCGACCGCGTATCCTTTCAGATTGGTATAACTAATATTGGGTTTTGCAGGCAGATTTACGGTTAATCGGAGTGAGGCTGACGAACTGCCTTTGTCGGTATTGGCTGTGATTATATAATCTGTGGCAGGGACGTTTAAATAGGGTGTACCACTTATAATTCCGGTATGCTTGTCTAAAATTAAGCCCGGCGGCAGTGCTTTATTGACAGAATAAACACCAGGATAAATTTTTGGATTACGCTTGTTGGGCCGGAACTGCCGACGTAAATATTGCCTTTTTTGTCAACCGTTATCGTATGGGGATTCGCAATATCCGAACTGAAGCTGACTGGAATTCCACCGCCGAAGGGAATTTCTTTTATTAAATTGCTGTTAAGCGCAGTATAAAATATATTACCCTGCAAATCAGCTGCGATATCCAGCGGGTTATGAAGTGGGATTACGGCGGTGATATTCAGCATCTCGTACAGGTTGCTATTGTTGGCTCCGGAAAGAAAATACCCATTTCCCTGGCCGTCCGCCGTCATTGCGGTAGGTTTACAACCATTGCATTGAAAATTGACGGTACCTGGAATACTAAATGTATTGCTCCCATCGCTTATAAATAAATCGCCGGCGGGATCAACAGCCATCGCAGTGAGCCCGCCCAATCCTGAGGCAACAGTAACAACCCCGCCGCCTGCAAGAAGTTTATATATGGCGTGAGTACCTTTATCCGCAACATACACGTTTCCTGCCTCATCAACGCCTACGCCGATTGGTTGACTGAACCCTGAACCAACGCTCACCGGCGGCCCTCCCGCAGCAGGGATCTTTTTCACGCCCTGCACAAGATCCACAAAATAAACATTTCCTGCGGTATCAACAGCCAGTGCGGCAGGTGTAAAAGCGCCGGAAGCAAGGGTAATAGAGGTAGCGATAGCTCCCCCGGTATTTGACGGAACAAGCGGGGATATGGCTGTACCAACAGTATAAGTTTGCGGCGTTGCATAGCTGATCACAGGCGCCTGCGCAAATAATTCAACTGGCAACAACACTGCAAAACATAAAATGACCGCCATTGCGGCTAAATGCCTCAATTGTTTTGCGGAAAGAGCTGTGCTAAGGAAAGGATAAAGTTTTTTCACGGTACTATCATTTAGTATTATATGATCTAAACAAGGTTTATAATAAAACACCTTTAACTGGAAACAACAGAAAATGCCTGAATTAAAGGGGAATCTCCAGGCGCTTTAAACTGTCAAATTTAATCCACTAAGGTTATTAATAGCTGGTTTTTGTTTTATGGAGGGTGTAATTTATAAACCTATACGAAATTATTGAATAACAACGGATTAAACAAAAATATAAGACACATTATCATTTGATGCTCATCATATGTTGCTTTCAACTGCGAAAAAGCTTGCGACTTTCAAAACAATATATTCTATTGTTTTGAAAGAATTATTAAGGTTGGGGATTATAGGGGACAAAAAAAGCACCCCCCTATCAATAAGGGACTGCTTTCATATAAACTGTTTATTATCTCTTAAGGATGCAGATTAGCTAATACAATAAATATCCCGCAGGAATATGCTTTTGAATTTATTTGTTATCCGCATCGTCATCGGCAGCCTTTTTACCCACCATGGCCAGCACAGGCTTACCGATCACTTTGTATGTGCCTTCGCCTTTTAAGATGGATGCCACCATTTGCTTGTCCTGCATCACTTTTACGGCCTGGGCAAGCTCTTTATCATATTTAAAATTAGTTTCGTAACGGCCCTTTTCAAAATAATAGCGCGACACGATCTCGTTCTCCAGCACTTGTTTTATTTCATCTTTATGCAGTTGTAAATCATTTTTTTTGCTGGCATCCATTTTGGTCTTTAAGGCGTCATATTCACTTTGAATGGCTGTAAATTGTTTTTCTTTGGTAGCCTCTTTTTTCAGGTCGGCCAATAACTTTTCAGATCCTGTGTTATAGCTGTAATTTTTATCGTCCAGGTACTTCACAAATTCAGCGTAATCAGCATCAGATAAACTGAAAGTACGCGGGTCATTCAGGCTCGAATGGGTGTCGCGGTAGCGGGTAGCGTAATCAAATATCAGCAGTTTGCCCACAAGCGCCTCCGTTACATTAGCAAAATGATCCTGTTTGATAAAAATATCCGGGTAAATGCCGCTGCCATCATAAACAGAGCGCCCGTCTTTGGTTTTATATTCATGGATCAGCGAGTCGGCAACCTTCAATACAGTGCCGTCATCCTTGCGGTGCGTATAATCAATCGCCTGTATGCAACGGCCAGAGGGGACATAGTATTTGGCAATAGTGATCTTCACCAAACTGTTGTAGGGCAAATTGAAGGTTTGCTGAACCAGTCCTTTGCCATAGCTTCGCTGGCCGATGATAATGGCCCGGTCAAGATCCTGCAACGACCCGGCAACAATTTCGGATGCGGAAGCTGAATGGCTGTTAACCAGTACAACTAATGGCAAATCGGGTTCCATTGGCGTCCCGGTAGTTTTGTAGGTGAAATTTTTTTCTTTTATTTTTCCTATCTGCGATACGATTTCAACATCTTTGGGGACAAACAGGTTCACTATTTTCACGGCTTCCTGTAAAATACCGCCTCCGTTGGAGCGGAGGTCAAGGATAATGCCGTTGGGGTTATTCTTTTTTAGCTGGGATAGCGCATTCGTAACTTCGTCGGCAGAGTTCTCCAGGAATTTATCCAGTTTAATATAACCCATATTGCCGTCAACCATGCCATAATAGGAAACATTGGGCTGTTTGATTTCGTCACGTACCAGCGTTTTATCAAAAACCGGAGCAGATCCGCGCCGTACGCTCAATTTTATGGTGGCGCCTTTTGCGCCTTTCAGAAGAATACCTACCTGATCGTTATTTTTACCTTCAAGTACAATATCATTAATTTTAACCAATTCGTCGCCTGGCCTTATGTCAGCCTTTTGGGCAGGGAAGCCCTCAAACACGTCCGATACATATACTTTACTCTTTCGTGCAAATATTCCGGCGCCGATACCGCCGTATTGTGTGCTCACATAATGCAGTTTATAATCTTCTATTTCGGATTCGGGGACGAACTCCGTATAAGGGTCGAGACCATCCAGCATGGCATCAACACCTGTTTTTATCATTTTTTCGGAGTTGATATCGTCAACGTAGTTAATATTGACCTCTTTGTATACAGAAGCGAACACATCCAGGTTTTTTGAGATCTGGAAAAGATCATCCTTAAAACTCCAGGTAGCTACCGCAAGCGTTAATATCCCGCCAAAAAAAATTTGCTTTCTGTATTTTTTAAATAGCACTTTTCCCTTATTCATCTTCAAATTTAAAATATAAAACTACAAAAAACCCCGGAGATCTTTAACTGGCGCCTATTGATTTACAGCCTGTTATTATCAATATTTACTAACGCCTTTTTAAGGGTAAATAGTACATAATTCCTGTCGCGGTGTACCAATTCCATTATTTTAGTGATCAGGCTGTCTTCCTGGCCCTCTGTATATTGCAATTGTTCGTCAGTCAGGTGGTTGTATTTCCTTTGAAGTTTAATTTTTACACGTTCCCAATCCTTGTTGGTGATGCTTATCTCGGCCATTGTTAAATTATTTTTAGCAAAAATATAAAAATACAAGCGGGTTACGCTCAAAAATTTGGCAAGGCTATTGTTTATTGAAAGTAATTATTAAACCAGGTTGCCCTTTGGCAATCAAATAATCAAAGCTATGCCATCAAACAGGGCTTAACCTGCGCATGGCATAGGATTAATAACTTAATAACATACTATGAAAAAAGTTCTTTTAAGTACGGCCTTACTGATCGCGGTATGCATCAGCGCGAAGGCGCAATTCTCCCTGGGAATTAAAGGTGGTGTAAATTATTCAACCATCAACTCCGACAATTTAAAAAGCTCGAGTGTTGCCGGCTACCAGGCAGGTTTGTTTGCAAGGATAGGCACCGGCCTTTACCTGCAACCCGAAGTTTATGTGAGCAGCACCGGCGGCCATTTTCAATCAAATGACAATGCCTACAGCGGCAACGTAAAATTCACCAATTTAAATGTGCCATTATTGGTGGGTTACAAATTTGGCCCCAGCAATTTAAACTTCAGGGTAATGGCAGGCCCTATTTACACCTCGGTGTTAAGCAGGGACGAAAGTTTATCGCAAAACTTTAGTACTGCTTACAATGATTTTGGGCATTACCGCAACAGTACGCTGGGCTACCAGGCCGGCTTTGGCGTTGATATTGGCGCCATTACTGCAGATTTGCGTTACGAAGGAAACCTTACCGATGTAAACCCCGATTTTGGGCAACGACAAAATTTATGGGCCCTGAGCGTCGGCTTTAAGATCCTCTAAGTTTGGCGACAGTATTGTAACCCGTTTGAAATAAGAAGTTCCGGCATTTACGCCGGGACTTTTTTTTGGCCCTATAACCAGCCCTTACTAAAAAAGCACCCTTATGCGTTGGAGCCACACATTTATTATTTGCAATAAATAAATATCTTTAGGCGATGAATTGATAAAACAGAATGTCTTCAAATTTTATTTGTTTATTGTAATTTATTTAATAGCAGGCCGTTAACCAAAAAAATAGCATACCATTAAGTTAAGCTGGCTTGATTGATCCGGAACGAAACCAAAAAAATCACTTATCTATAATCGTACACTTATTATTCACAAAAATTTTAGCCAATATGAAAAAGATCCTATTAAGTACGGCATTCCTGGTAACAGTTTGTATCAGCGCTAAAGCACAGTTTTCCCTTGGGATAAAAGGAGGCGTTAATTTTTCAAGTATCAGTGCGAACGATGTCAGTTCGTCCACTGTTACAGGCTACCAGGCTGGCGCATTTGCACGAATAGGTAAAAGCTGGTAT
This genomic window contains:
- a CDS encoding cadherin-like beta sandwich domain-containing protein, with amino-acid sequence MADYIDKAIKKIPAGGGSISTISTFTDPIGSEPIPITTDVDGNVYYATKNAVWKISADGGAVVLFATGNYASVMAIDRFGNLFMNDGNSVIIINSGGYTIDKPLPAGLSFDKTTGVISGTPVALSPAKTYTITAYNAAGSSSATINIDKTGASVNLSALTLSSGTLSPVFDPLKTSYTATTTSEFITVTPVATDATATIKINGTDVQSGNASPNITLNPGINTVNIVVSSVGGTATKTYSITITKEASGYALLKMTLSTGSELTYVSTSSQVNYFSASVTPGTASLTLTPTASAPGATITVNGTPVTSGTASQSIAINTNPTIITAVLTAADGITKRTYAVSVYKNGSSDISLKQMTLSTGSTLTYASGANQVAYFYASVSPGTASLTLAPTATDPNATIKVDGTPVTSGTASQSIALTTNPTIISVQVTAQDGVTQRTYAVSVYKNGSSNAILSNLTLSTGSDLTFVSNANQVNTYSASVTPGTNTLGVIPTASDPGATITVNGSPVVSGSVSQLIAINANPTVIPVEVTAADGITKRTTLLFVYKNGSSDVSVSMTLSAGSMLTHVSGANHSSNFSATVAAGTTSTTLTAVPNTPGAVITVNGLPVTSGVPSQSIALNTDPTIITVQVTAQDGVTTRTYSISVTHAAGQVFNSIYEAVSVSNPIDKPQLTGEEINVHMGLSPNGDGINDFLLIDGIANYPDNKLTIINRAGQVVFEAKNYDNSTKVFDGHSTKNGKLQLPGTYFYALDYKINGIARHKTGYIVMKY
- a CDS encoding NHL repeat-containing protein, which translates into the protein MVNNEVKKIPAGGNSTSIVASGFYWPTGLAMDALGDIYINDFLNTAIKEIPADGGPVTTLLSGVRVEGFVLDASKNMYFIEQGKTTIKKFQRAGGTPSL
- a CDS encoding SGNH/GDSL hydrolase family protein is translated as MFKINLTKAFLLTVLTGAICVYSSSAQTVKQNLNIVFIGNSITHGANLDDPLDDAPPVIATAYLRKQANIRTVNYSNQGYSGFTTVDFLPSTGTAFKKVEVAAAAFEDKKAQLIFSIKLGTNDSAIQGPNGSPVAPGAYQQNLKTIADNLLKEFPGCIIIFQHPIWYSPNTYNGAKYLQEGLSRLQSYIPLIDQLVADYAKTQPKQVFVGDTDAFGYFKKNYLTDLTPEDGHQGTFYLHPNKKGAAALGTFWAKAILKVLKQR
- a CDS encoding NHL repeat-containing protein: MKKLYPFLSTALSAKQLRHLAAMAVILCFAVLLPVELFAQAPVISYATPQTYTVGTAISPLVPSNTGGAIATSITLASGAFTPAALAVDTAGNVYFVDLVQGVKKIPAAGGPPVSVGSGFSQPIGVGVDEAGNVYVADKGTHAIYKLLAGGGVVTVASGLGGLTAMAVDPAGDLFISDGSNTFSIPGTVNFQCNGCKPTAMTADGQGNGYFLSGANNSNLYEMLNITAVIPLHNPLDIAADLQGNIFYTALNSNLIKEIPFGGGIPVSFSSDIANPHTITVDKKGNIYVGSSGPTSVIQKFILVFILSIKHCRRA
- a CDS encoding porin family protein codes for the protein MKKVLLSTALLIAVCISAKAQFSLGIKGGVNYSTINSDNLKSSSVAGYQAGLFARIGTGLYLQPEVYVSSTGGHFQSNDNAYSGNVKFTNLNVPLLVGYKFGPSNLNFRVMAGPIYTSVLSRDESLSQNFSTAYNDFGHYRNSTLGYQAGFGVDIGAITADLRYEGNLTDVNPDFGQRQNLWALSVGFKIL
- a CDS encoding prolyl oligopeptidase family serine peptidase; the protein is MRTLTCFSAAVLLCSFACAQQMNTQKLTYPATKKVDTVNTYFGTAVPDPYRWLEDDRAADTKAWVQDENKVTQGYLSQIPYRDAMHKRLEQLWNYEKYSAPFKEGRYTYFYKNDGLQSQAVLWRQIGDGAPEVFLDPNKFSADGTTSMQGIDFTKDGSMAAYQLSEGGSDWRKVIVINTADKAVVGDTLTDIKFSGIAWRGNEGFYYSSYDKPKTGSQLSGLTQFHKLFYHQLGTPQASDKLVFGGDQTKRRYIGAYLTEDQRFLVITAANETTGNELYIQDLSVPGSQIVNVVDNFDNEHSVLDNVGSKLYILTNLYSPNFKIITVDAVSPKPVYWKDLIPTTKNVLSASTGGGKIFAEYLKDATSFVEQFDMEGKLERTITLPGIGTASGFGTRHDEKETYYTFTNYVYPPTIFKLDIANGASTVYKKSNVQFDPTLYTSEQVFYKSKDGTKVPMIITYKKGTVMNGRNPTLLYAYGGFGVSLTPAFSTSNIILLEHGGIYAVPNLRGGGEYGEKWHKAGIKLKKQNVFDDFIAAAEYLIKHKYTSHDYLAIAGGSNGGLLIGATMTQRPDLCKVALPAVGVMDMLRYNQFTAGAGWSYDYGTAEDSKEMFDYLYHYSPYHALKPNNYPATMVTTADHDDRVVPAHSFKFAARLQEYQQSPAPVIIRIETKAGHGAGQSTEQVISGQVDKWAFMFWNMGVSW
- a CDS encoding S41 family peptidase, which translates into the protein MNKGKVLFKKYRKQIFFGGILTLAVATWSFKDDLFQISKNLDVFASVYKEVNINYVDDINSEKMIKTGVDAMLDGLDPYTEFVPESEIEDYKLHYVSTQYGGIGAGIFARKSKVYVSDVFEGFPAQKADIRPGDELVKINDIVLEGKNNDQVGILLKGAKGATIKLSVRRGSAPVFDKTLVRDEIKQPNVSYYGMVDGNMGYIKLDKFLENSADEVTNALSQLKKNNPNGIILDLRSNGGGILQEAVKIVNLFVPKDVEIVSQIGKIKEKNFTYKTTGTPMEPDLPLVVLVNSHSASASEIVAGSLQDLDRAIIIGQRSYGKGLVQQTFNLPYNSLVKITIAKYYVPSGRCIQAIDYTHRKDDGTVLKVADSLIHEYKTKDGRSVYDGSGIYPDIFIKQDHFANVTEALVGKLLIFDYATRYRDTHSSLNDPRTFSLSDADYAEFVKYLDDKNYSYNTGSEKLLADLKKEATKEKQFTAIQSEYDALKTKMDASKKNDLQLHKDEIKQVLENEIVSRYYFEKGRYETNFKYDKELAQAVKVMQDKQMVASILKGEGTYKVIGKPVLAMVGKKAADDDADNK
- a CDS encoding CsbD family protein, with the translated sequence MAEISITNKDWERVKIKLQRKYNHLTDEQLQYTEGQEDSLITKIMELVHRDRNYVLFTLKKALVNIDNNRL